One window from the genome of Oligoflexus sp. encodes:
- a CDS encoding pentapeptide repeat-containing protein produces MRRTGTIWLMAGFIYSLTACNKAAPLTRTANDLQSVVDAPSTDAKTDRPTETGEGLPGYLIDPAKLAIETQDNLRTIVGSAAAVRSVQGPAASLRVLLIRVDKRSAKFQKNNQDWTLNGSQIVAVQADVAGAFKIQGSITADELLFLKLEDSAGAQIHYRSTAMASSVLWIEGNAAQPLDADHAAQISAQVTAAQSDARATEVARLIEQLKTTGQCRNCNLAGADLSGLEIVSCDLSFSNLMAAKFVLANLASCNFTNSNLSQADFTQANLAGANLTQTDLSGAVFTGANTDGVVGTQIPRP; encoded by the coding sequence ATGCGACGGACAGGCACCATCTGGCTGATGGCTGGATTCATTTATTCCCTCACGGCTTGCAATAAAGCAGCGCCGCTGACGCGCACTGCAAACGATCTGCAGTCGGTCGTCGATGCTCCCAGCACCGATGCCAAGACCGATCGTCCCACGGAAACAGGCGAAGGTTTGCCCGGATACCTGATTGATCCTGCAAAACTCGCGATAGAAACCCAAGACAATCTCAGAACGATTGTAGGTTCCGCCGCGGCTGTCCGCAGCGTGCAAGGACCTGCTGCCAGTCTTCGGGTGCTCCTGATCAGGGTCGATAAACGCAGCGCGAAATTTCAAAAAAACAATCAGGACTGGACCCTGAACGGATCCCAGATCGTGGCCGTGCAGGCGGATGTCGCGGGTGCTTTTAAAATTCAAGGCAGCATCACCGCCGATGAACTTTTGTTCCTGAAACTTGAAGATTCCGCCGGCGCACAGATTCACTATAGATCCACAGCCATGGCAAGCAGCGTCCTTTGGATCGAAGGCAATGCCGCGCAACCCCTGGATGCCGACCACGCGGCCCAGATCAGCGCCCAGGTCACCGCCGCTCAATCCGATGCACGGGCCACAGAAGTGGCGCGACTCATCGAGCAGCTGAAAACCACAGGCCAGTGCCGGAACTGCAATCTGGCAGGAGCCGATCTTTCGGGACTTGAGATCGTCTCGTGCGATCTTTCTTTCTCCAATTTGATGGCTGCGAAGTTTGTCCTGGCGAACCTTGCCTCGTGCAACTTCACAAACTCCAACCTGTCGCAGGCGGATTTTACGCAAGCGAACCTGGCTGGCGCTAATCTAACGCAGACTGACCTCAGTGGCGCTGTCTTCACGGGAGCCAACACTGATGGCGTGGTCGGAACGCAGATTCCCCGGCCGTGA